Sequence from the Anolis sagrei isolate rAnoSag1 chromosome 8, rAnoSag1.mat, whole genome shotgun sequence genome:
CTCTCAAGGCCAGGAGGGCAATCTCTTTGGTTGTCTCTCCATGTTATCTCAGCCAGGCCTTGGcccattgtgtgccttcagggcAAATGCAGACGGGGGAGGTCAGGCAGGCAGAGGGAGAGGGGCCCATGGCAACCTTCTTCCTGGCAGAGGAAGGCGTTGGGTCAAttgttctcaacctccctaatgttgcaaccctttaatacagttcctcattattttcgttgctacttcataacggtcattttgctattgttatgaattgtaatgtaaatatctgatatgcaggattcactggaccaaatttggcacaaatacccgttaacagccaaattttaatactgatggggttgggtttgttttttgtcatttgggagttgtaattgctgggatttatagttcacctacaatcacagagcaatttgaactctaccaatgattgaattgaacacacagaactcccatgaccaacagaaaatactggaagggtttggtgggcattgactttgcgtttaggagttgtagttcacttacattcaaagagcattgtggactcaaacaatgatggatctggaccaaacttggtaccaaTACTCAatctgtccaaatgtgaacactgctggagtttgggggaaatagattttgacatttgggagttgctgggatttatagttcacatacaatcaaaagagcaatacaatacaaaagagcaatacaatacaattggaccaaacttcccacacagaagccccattaccaacagaaaatactggattaaTTTGGGAGAAATTGACTGTGATTTAGAGGAGATGTAGTGAATTTacctccggagagcactgtgaacacaaacaactatggatctggaccaaaattggcacaaatacctgatatgctgaaatataaatactggcagggttgggggcgggattgattttatcatttgagagttgtagttgctaccaaaggcttcctaagaccatcagaaatatgtgttttctgatggtctttgaagacccctctaaaaacccctaattgagaaacgctgttctatgtgctagaccaggcatgggcaaactttggccctccaggtgttttggactccaactcccacaactcctaacatcctcgggcccttcctttccccactgagcttgtgggagttggagtccaaaccttgtgggagttggagggccgcagtttatCTATGCCTTAGCTAGGCATTTTGGGCAGAGCCAGGGAGCCAGTCCAAGGGGTCCAAGGGGTGGGGTTTCACCTTGAGAATCACCTGGGCTGGGTTTGTGTACGTGCATCTGTTGGGGGACTCCTCCACACAATATGaatccctctttcttctctggccacacaaccaggtcCAGGAGGCATTGAGGAGCTGTGCCAGGGTCTGCTCtgccctcttcctcccccctcagTCCTTCCACTGACCGCACGCCTGACGCAATTCCAGCAGAGGGGCCCAGAGCTCCCCAGGTTGCATCATGTACGGGGCACGGCCTCTGACCATTCGcaggtggcggggggggggggcgcagctGGGCACCTCAAGGACATGGCCAGATCTGCGTCATCTGCCAGTGGTCTGATGgcacacgggggggggggagcttggccCCCACAGGACTGAAGAAAGGACTCCATCTGGGGCaaatattattgttttttaattacTGCAGGATTATAGTGATAATGGTGATAGTGGTGCTTGTAATGTGCCTGGAGTTGGCTGTGAGATAGTGATCTAGGgtagacatgggccaacttggccctcctaggtattttggactgagcagctgagggggaaaaggaaagggcctgaggctgttaggaatagtgggagttgaaatccaaaatacctaaaaggagggccgaagttggtcaATGTCCGCTCTAGGAGGTTCTGCTCCTTGTGTGACTTGTGGGTCAGGCACACATCTATGTTGCGCCCTATTGTGCCCCACAATTACTCCCACCCCAGCAATAGGAGACCTCTGTGCTGCTCTtgttctgggggcccttccacccacCCTCAATTGGGGCCCCTGTGATGTGGCAGAGGAGTGGAAGGATTCAGGGCCCATTATGGCAGATTGGGGGACAGTGAGGGGCACCTGGAACCTAACATGAGCACCTAGCCCTTTCTGCCCATCACCCAAAGACGGTCAGGCCATTGGACATTCATCCCTTTGGGCAGTGGATGTGTGGCCCTGGCCAAAGCAAAGGGGTCCTACCTTGTACCCCTGGACCACCCCCTGCTAAGCTCTGCTTTGCACCATTGGCTAGGAGCCCCCTTTCCTTGCCCAGAGTGTGCTCCAGAAGGGGAGAGGGTTGGGAGAGGGAGCCAGGGGTTAATGTACAACCACAGTGTTTGTTCCAAATgaggggctcctcctcctctgtcttcccccctccctcccctctgtcTGGGTCGGGGGTGTCTCCCAGGGCCCTCCCCACCAGCCAATGGCCACCGCTCTGCAGGCTGACACCCAATTCTTGGCAAAGGGATCTCTGGAGCTACCCCCATAAAAGGGCTCTTACCCCCTCCTTCCACCTCTGATCTCCAGAAGCACCAGAGGCGTTGGACCAAGTCAGGACTGGACCCAGGTAGCACTGGTCCTCTTGGAGCAGCAAACaggcctccctctccttcccagaAATGGATTCATACCTGATCCAGGTGACCGGCAAGGCGGACCTCCCCTCCGTGTTGGATGTCCAGCTCGGACGGGCCGGACGGGCCGTGGCTAGCAAGGGGAAAGGGCACCGCAAGCCCCACTGGGCCGTCCGGGCCTCCGAGATGTCCAAGCGGACCTTCAACCCCATCCGGGCCATTGTGGACAGCATGAAGGTGGAGCCCCACCCGCAGAAGCCCCTCATCTCCCTCTCTATCGGTGAGCAAGCAAAGGGTGCAGACAGGAGGGGGGCAGAGGGGGGCAAGgctttgctgccttctgcagCCAACCAGGACCTCCCTCAGATGCCATCTCTTGTCCCCAGGGGACCCTACGGTCTTTGGAAACCTGCCCACAGATGAGCAGGTCACCCAGGCCATGAAGGCAGCCCTGGACTCTGGGAAGTACAACGGCTACGCTCCTTCCACAGGTAGGACCCCACTGGATACTGCAGGAAGGGCAACGGGGTCCCATGGCACTCACCCACAAGGCACTCACATAAGCAGAGGACCTCCAGTACCCCATGTCCCCACTCCTGGGGCAAAACCAAGCCAATTATTgttgggaaggggaaagaaggaatgttTTGTGATGAGATCCAAGACCCACGGGAGCTGgagggctgtgtgtgtgtgtgtgtgtgtgtgtgtgtgtgtgtgtatcagagtTCCACTTGGGGATCAGAAGACCTGGaaccccttcccttcctggccTCAAGGCCCCCACTCTCCCTCCCACCTGCCTGCTATGTGAAAGGCCACGTTATCACAGCCCCTTTGCTGACCCCCAGCTATTCCACACAGGTTATCTGTCCAGCCGTGAGGTGGTAGCAAGGTACTACAGCTGCCCTGAAGCACCTCTCGAAGCTCAGGTAAGGCAGACTGCCATAGCAAGGGGGGGGCAATGGGGGGGCACATCTTTCCTCCCTTGGAAGGGGCATGGCAGATGAAGGCCTGCCTTTCCTGCCCCATTGAACTGCTCCTCATTTCATTGTCACTGttcctgcccccccccttttccagGACGTAATCTTGACCAGTGGCTGCAGTCAGGCCATCGAGTTGTCCCTTGCTGTTTTGGCCAACCCTGGGCAGAACATTCTGGTGCCACGGCCGGGCTTCTCCCTCTACAAGACCCTGGCTCACTCCATGGGGATCGAGGTCAAGTTCTACGACCTCCTGGTAAGTTGTGTGCATCTTGggggcaatgggggggggggtatagcgCGCATCTCCTCACTCCCTCCATGGGAATGGCACAAGGGACAAAAGTGCTCCTTGGTCTGGTCCTTCTGACTATGCAAGGCACCTCCTGTGGCTCTCTTCctcaatcttcttcttcttcctccttctgacCAGCCAGAGAAATCCTGGGAAATTGACCTGAAGCAGATGGAGTCCCTGGTAGATGAGAAGACAGCTTGCCTGGTGGTCAACAACCCCTCCAATCCTTGCGGCTCTGTCTTCAACAAGGCCCACCTCCAGAAGATCTTGGCAGGTGAGAGAATGGTGGGCAGGCCAAGGAGCAGAAGGGCGGCCAGACTCCACTTGGGGAAGCAGAAGGGTGGTCTAGGCAGCTCTTGACCGGGCTTTGCCTCCCAGCAGCCAGGCCAGACTGTCCCCAAATGTGGCAGCAAGGCAGGAGGGCGGCCAGTACCCAGGGATCCTTCTCTGCCACTGACCAAagtccattcttccttcctctccccttctatCTCTCTTTCAGTGGCCTCCCGGCAGTGCGTCCCTATCCTGGCTGATGAGATCTATGCCGAGATGGTGAGTGGAGCAGCTCCATCCTGCAGGCACTTCTCCTGAAGGAGGAGGACCACTCCCACTTGGAAAGGGCAGGCCAGCAGTCTGGCTTTCGAGTTTAAAGAGACCACATtgaccatccattccaacctcctgccatgcaggaaaaatacaatcaaagtagccctgagagatggccatccagtctccattTAAAAGTTTCcatggaaggagcttccaccagattctgaatcagagagttccactgttgaatggctcatacagtcaggaagttattcctaatgttctagtggaatctcctttcttgtcatttgaacccattgctctgagctctagtttccaaaacaagcctgctccctcttccttatgacactctTTCACAAATTTATAGATTgctgtcatgtctcctcgcaacct
This genomic interval carries:
- the TAT gene encoding tyrosine aminotransferase, which encodes MDSYLIQVTGKADLPSVLDVQLGRAGRAVASKGKGHRKPHWAVRASEMSKRTFNPIRAIVDSMKVEPHPQKPLISLSIGDPTVFGNLPTDEQVTQAMKAALDSGKYNGYAPSTGYLSSREVVARYYSCPEAPLEAQDVILTSGCSQAIELSLAVLANPGQNILVPRPGFSLYKTLAHSMGIEVKFYDLLPEKSWEIDLKQMESLVDEKTACLVVNNPSNPCGSVFNKAHLQKILAVASRQCVPILADEIYAEMVFEEGQSESLAKLSTTVPILSCGGLAKRWLVPGWRMGWIHIHDRREIFGKEIRDGLLRLSQRILGPCTVVQGALAHIMHRTPPEFYQNTLSFLKSNADLCYSALSTICGLRPVRPSGAMYLMVGIKMEHFPEFENDVEFTERLISEQSVFCLPATCFEYPNFFRVVLTVPEDMMAEACQRIRQFCEQHYESAQDMECDK